In one window of Pseudomonas sp. IAC-BECa141 DNA:
- a CDS encoding DUF1652 domain-containing protein translates to MMYLAQLRAQLERSFSPLACECVVDGDHSLTVKLYHRVSGEVDLVISGLSLDALRTPEAVEALIDELRYELESNSLRSPG, encoded by the coding sequence GTGATGTATCTGGCACAGTTGCGGGCTCAGCTTGAGCGCAGTTTTTCGCCGTTGGCCTGCGAGTGCGTGGTGGATGGGGATCATTCACTGACGGTGAAGCTGTATCACCGGGTTTCCGGGGAGGTTGATCTGGTCATCAGCGGATTGAGCCTCGATGCCTTGCGCACGCCGGAAGCGGTGGAGGCCTTGATTGATGAATTGCGGTATGAACTTGAGAGTAATTCCTTGCGCTCTCCGGGGTGA
- a CDS encoding trimeric intracellular cation channel family protein — protein sequence MRHSIALAPSKARVERIVLVADLVGTAVFAVEGAIAAMHARLDLLGVMVIAFIVALGGGVTRDLLIGATPPKAVADWRYPALAFAMGGVAFVFHERVLGWSGSTLIVLDAAGLALFAVAGAQKALNFGISPFVVMLMGTITGVGGGVLRDIVLARVPLVLQADLYASSAFVGAAVLIVGRRLGVSPVAAALLAGAACLLLRLLSVHFGWQLPKVLEA from the coding sequence TTGCGTCACTCAATAGCCCTGGCGCCATCGAAGGCGCGGGTCGAGCGGATTGTGCTGGTGGCCGATCTGGTCGGCACCGCCGTGTTTGCCGTTGAAGGCGCCATTGCGGCGATGCACGCTCGACTCGATCTGCTCGGGGTGATGGTGATTGCGTTCATCGTTGCACTGGGCGGCGGGGTGACCCGTGACCTGCTGATCGGCGCTACGCCGCCCAAGGCTGTGGCTGACTGGCGTTATCCCGCGCTGGCGTTTGCCATGGGCGGGGTGGCGTTTGTTTTTCATGAGCGGGTGCTGGGCTGGTCCGGTTCGACCTTGATCGTGCTGGATGCGGCGGGGTTGGCGCTGTTTGCAGTGGCCGGGGCACAGAAGGCGTTGAATTTCGGGATTTCGCCGTTTGTGGTCATGTTGATGGGCACGATTACTGGTGTCGGTGGCGGGGTGCTGCGTGACATCGTGCTGGCGCGGGTGCCGCTGGTGTTGCAGGCGGATTTGTATGCCAGTTCGGCGTTTGTCGGTGCGGCGGTGTTGATCGTCGGGCGCAGGCTGGGCGTTTCGCCTGTGGCGGCCGCATTGCTGGCAGGCGCGGCGTGTTTGTTGCTGCGGTTGTTGTCGGTGCATTTCGGCTGGCAGTTGCCGAAGGTTCTGGAAGCATGA